One stretch of Streptomyces hygroscopicus DNA includes these proteins:
- a CDS encoding regulatory protein LuxR, protein MLVERDQEMARLNRLLFEGAREGSRLAVISGAVTSGKTALLHTVADTAGGRGVRVLPAVASASEQKFPYAVLEQLYQGVPAHLRPSRPRPGLEALRNPHGPVEAELPLLQDFHRTLDELTGDAPLLIAIDDVQFADLPSLRCLAYGIRRCRSEALSVVVSRGSLTGPAATALDELLHEPKVCHVRLAPLTVAGVSTLLTQELGTAEAGRHAAAYHEMTGGNLLLLRGLLDDRFSRLTRGPLDPAPGTDAPVAGELFRQAALSCVYRGGPAHRRVAHGVALLGDATSVPLLSRLIEVEERLVRQSVGLLTEVGILHGGRFRSDSVRTVLLDDLELHELGPLHLRAARLLYEEGADPIDVARHLLSHEAPGPVEEWISQALCDAAVHAIAADRRELAMNCLQMADRYSTDEREALQLQATMVQAMWPFNPLSQMRRLQALAGPAGSGLLPAPQTIPVVIGLLGLGRMGEAAAALEQVSRAADEHPGTDLDTALRAIRLALSSTYPDHPELRPFLDQEESDGPWDIGPLSPDQSPESPQLTAFRALRTVLSRGVDERAVRAAERVLETVRLSDRTMLTVHAALQTLVYADRHATATSWCDRLIEETSERGAKALLAYFCVLRAQIALRVGRLRDTVRYAERALEELPARGWGVTVGMPLGMLINAHTAMGNHDAAAELLARPVPEEMYRNRFGLHYLYARARHQLATGRQHAALTDFRACGEKMAAWGLDSPATLTWRLGAAETWLTLGGQERAARLAEEQLELAGESSSRTRGAALRVLAATRPLNERIALLQQAVGVLQASGGWYEMARALADLAEAHKLLGDLDTSRLMTRRALRLADSCGAEELSRSLQRTPARSALSEATRTGEDTAAFSELSDAESRVAALAASGYTNREIAAKLYITISTVEQHLTRVYRKINISQRRELPASLDFDVAYTA, encoded by the coding sequence GTGTTGGTGGAGCGCGATCAGGAGATGGCCCGGCTCAATCGGCTCCTCTTCGAGGGCGCCCGCGAGGGAAGCCGGCTCGCCGTGATCAGCGGCGCCGTTACGTCGGGAAAGACCGCACTGCTGCACACCGTGGCGGACACGGCGGGTGGACGCGGCGTCCGGGTGCTGCCCGCGGTCGCCTCCGCCTCGGAGCAGAAGTTCCCCTATGCCGTGCTCGAGCAGCTCTACCAGGGCGTGCCGGCCCATCTGCGGCCCTCCCGGCCGCGGCCCGGCCTCGAGGCGCTCCGGAACCCGCACGGCCCGGTCGAGGCCGAACTCCCGCTGCTCCAGGACTTCCACCGCACGCTCGACGAGCTGACCGGGGACGCCCCCCTGCTGATCGCCATCGACGACGTCCAGTTCGCCGACCTTCCGTCGCTGCGCTGCCTGGCGTACGGCATCCGCCGCTGCCGCTCGGAGGCGCTGTCCGTCGTGGTCAGCCGCGGGTCGCTGACCGGCCCCGCCGCCACGGCCCTGGACGAGCTGCTGCACGAGCCGAAGGTGTGCCATGTCCGGCTCGCCCCGCTCACCGTCGCGGGCGTCTCCACGCTGCTGACCCAGGAGTTGGGCACCGCGGAGGCCGGGCGGCACGCCGCCGCGTACCACGAGATGACCGGCGGCAATCTGCTGCTGCTGCGCGGCCTCCTGGACGACCGGTTCTCCCGCCTCACCCGCGGCCCCCTCGACCCGGCGCCCGGAACGGACGCCCCGGTGGCCGGGGAGCTGTTCCGGCAGGCGGCGCTGTCCTGCGTGTACCGCGGCGGCCCGGCCCACCGCCGGGTGGCCCACGGGGTCGCGCTGCTGGGTGACGCCACGTCCGTTCCCCTGCTGAGCAGGCTGATCGAGGTCGAGGAGCGGCTGGTCCGGCAGTCCGTCGGGCTGCTCACCGAGGTGGGCATCCTGCACGGCGGGCGGTTCCGCAGCGACTCGGTGCGCACCGTACTGCTGGACGATCTGGAGCTGCACGAGCTCGGCCCGCTGCACCTGCGGGCCGCCCGGCTGCTGTACGAGGAGGGCGCCGACCCCATCGACGTGGCCCGCCATCTCCTCAGCCACGAGGCGCCCGGGCCGGTCGAGGAGTGGATCTCGCAGGCGCTGTGCGACGCGGCCGTGCACGCCATCGCCGCGGACCGCAGAGAACTCGCCATGAACTGCCTGCAGATGGCCGACCGGTACAGCACCGACGAGCGCGAGGCGCTGCAGCTCCAGGCGACCATGGTGCAGGCCATGTGGCCGTTCAACCCGCTGTCCCAGATGCGGCGGCTGCAGGCGCTGGCCGGTCCGGCCGGCAGCGGGCTGCTGCCCGCGCCGCAGACCATCCCGGTCGTCATCGGGCTGCTGGGGCTGGGGCGGATGGGCGAGGCCGCCGCCGCGCTGGAGCAGGTCAGCCGGGCCGCCGACGAGCACCCGGGCACCGATCTTGACACCGCGCTGCGCGCCATCCGGCTCGCGCTGTCCTCCACCTACCCCGACCACCCCGAACTGCGGCCCTTCCTGGACCAGGAGGAGTCCGACGGCCCTTGGGACATCGGCCCGCTGTCGCCTGACCAGTCCCCGGAGTCGCCCCAGCTCACCGCGTTCCGGGCGCTGCGGACCGTACTGAGCCGCGGTGTCGACGAGCGCGCCGTGCGGGCCGCGGAGCGGGTGCTGGAGACAGTCCGGCTCTCCGACCGGACGATGCTGACGGTGCACGCCGCGCTGCAGACGCTGGTGTACGCGGACCGCCACGCCACCGCCACCAGTTGGTGCGACCGGCTGATCGAGGAGACCTCGGAGCGGGGCGCCAAGGCGCTGCTGGCCTACTTCTGTGTGCTGCGGGCCCAGATCGCGCTGCGCGTCGGACGGTTGCGGGACACGGTCCGGTACGCGGAGCGGGCGCTGGAGGAGCTTCCGGCGCGCGGCTGGGGGGTCACCGTCGGCATGCCGCTCGGGATGCTGATCAACGCGCACACCGCGATGGGCAACCACGACGCGGCGGCCGAACTGCTCGCCCGGCCGGTGCCGGAGGAGATGTACCGGAACCGCTTCGGGCTGCACTACCTCTACGCACGGGCCCGCCATCAGCTGGCCACCGGCCGGCAGCACGCGGCCCTCACCGACTTCCGCGCCTGTGGCGAGAAGATGGCCGCCTGGGGCCTGGACTCGCCCGCCACCCTGACCTGGCGGCTCGGTGCCGCCGAGACCTGGCTGACCCTGGGCGGCCAGGAGCGGGCGGCGCGGCTGGCGGAGGAGCAGTTGGAGCTGGCCGGGGAGTCCTCGTCCCGCACCCGCGGCGCCGCGCTGCGGGTCCTGGCCGCCACCCGGCCGCTGAACGAGCGGATCGCGCTGCTGCAGCAGGCGGTGGGGGTGCTTCAGGCGAGCGGCGGCTGGTACGAGATGGCGCGGGCGCTGGCGGATCTGGCGGAGGCGCACAAGCTGCTCGGCGATCTGGACACCAGCCGGCTGATGACCCGCCGGGCCCTGCGGCTCGCGGACAGTTGCGGCGCGGAGGAGCTGTCGCGTTCGCTGCAGCGCACTCCGGCCCGTTCGGCCCTGTCGGAAGCGACCCGTACGGGCGAGGATACTGCCGCCTTTTCCGAACTCTCCGATGCCGAGAGCCGGGTCGCAGCACTAGCAGCTTCCGGCTACACCAACCGGGAGATCGCCGCTAAGCTCTACATCACGATCTCCACGGTGGAACAACACTTGACCCGTGTCTACCGGAAGATCAACATCAGCCAGCGCCGAGAACTGCCCGCGAGCCTGGATTTCGATGTCGCTTACACCGCCTGA
- a CDS encoding chromosome condensation protein CrcB — MGSSRSDVVDEPIDPDTGPAPPARHHPWRGQGPVVGVVAVGGALGATARYGASLLWPTPSGAFPWTTLLVNAVGCAVIGVFLVLITEMWTAHRLIRPFFGTGVLGGFTTFSTYAVDFTRLVQDGRFAIAFAYLAGTLVVAMAAVWAAVAATRGVLGAYGGGPGGRAAR; from the coding sequence ATGGGCAGCTCACGGTCGGATGTGGTGGACGAGCCCATCGACCCCGATACCGGCCCGGCCCCGCCCGCCCGGCACCACCCCTGGCGGGGGCAGGGCCCCGTGGTCGGCGTGGTGGCGGTGGGCGGCGCGCTCGGGGCGACGGCACGCTACGGGGCGTCGCTGCTGTGGCCGACCCCGTCCGGCGCCTTCCCCTGGACGACCCTGCTGGTCAACGCCGTCGGCTGCGCGGTCATCGGCGTCTTCCTGGTGCTGATCACCGAGATGTGGACGGCCCACCGGCTGATACGGCCCTTCTTCGGCACCGGTGTGCTAGGCGGCTTCACCACCTTCTCGACGTATGCCGTGGACTTCACCCGGCTGGTCCAGGACGGCCGTTTCGCCATCGCCTTCGCCTATCTGGCGGGGACGCTCGTGGTGGCGATGGCAGCCGTATGGGCCGCCGTGGCGGCGACCCGGGGTGTCCTGGGCGCTTACGGCGGCGGGCCCGGCGGGAGGGCGGCCCGGTGA
- a CDS encoding thioesterase, producing the protein MYSLSQIKPDDVGLIRILQTETPSSFRLICFPESAHSTAYYLSLSELLLPTVEVLAIQYPLYVGVDDDERLTDSAGLADRIFGALGEWMDRPLAFFGHRAGADLAYRVAERLERETGTALLTLFVSGRTAHWGMSLGPPELGCRIVALAGEGDPKTPLRGVRAWRRRTSGRFDLEVFPGARYYLDSSRREVVNLVHDQLLSHVPVDAEWETGFEDQGA; encoded by the coding sequence ATTGCAAACGGAAACTCCCAGTAGTTTCCGGCTGATCTGTTTCCCGGAATCCGCCCACTCCACCGCGTACTACCTCTCGCTGTCCGAGCTTCTGCTGCCCACCGTCGAGGTGTTGGCGATCCAGTACCCCCTGTACGTGGGCGTCGACGACGACGAGCGGCTGACCGATTCGGCCGGCCTCGCGGACCGGATCTTCGGTGCGCTGGGGGAGTGGATGGACCGCCCGCTGGCCTTCTTCGGCCACCGGGCCGGCGCCGACCTCGCCTACCGCGTCGCCGAGCGGCTGGAACGGGAGACCGGGACGGCGCTGCTGACCCTGTTCGTATCCGGCCGCACCGCGCACTGGGGCATGTCCCTGGGGCCCCCGGAGCTGGGCTGCCGGATCGTCGCCCTCGCCGGTGAGGGCGACCCCAAGACCCCGCTGCGCGGCGTACGGGCCTGGCGGCGGCGTACGAGCGGACGGTTCGACCTCGAGGTGTTTCCCGGCGCCCGCTACTACCTCGACTCGAGCCGGAGAGAGGTCGTCAACCTGGTGCACGACCAGTTGCTCTCGCACGTCCCCGTCGATGCCGAGTGGGAGACCGGCTTCGAAGACCAGGGAGCCTAG
- a CDS encoding polyprenyl diphosphate synthase, translated as MELTTGDPALTARLERGMDASEEQLRALATEARDPLVAEVAGHLFGPGGKRLRPLLALVGAEFGERDPSAAVQAATLAELVHVASLYHDDVMDQARTRRGVPSVNARWGNATAVLAGNWLLSKAAQLAAELGPEAIRLQSKVTNRLIMGQIRELVGPSDDDDPLSHYFTVVAGKSASLIAMALQLGAVRTGAPEPAVQALAEYGEHLGIAFQISDDILDITSTSEVSGKEQGKDLAIGVASLPVLLALADERPEAGELRTLLTAATAGPEGAGLPRAVALLHHCGALAEARTVMHARLLRARTAVNGLPDGPATRVLHALCDFVARRDH; from the coding sequence ATGGAGCTCACCACCGGCGACCCCGCGCTCACGGCCCGGCTGGAACGCGGGATGGACGCCTCGGAGGAGCAGCTCCGCGCTCTCGCCACCGAGGCCCGGGACCCTTTGGTCGCGGAAGTCGCCGGACATCTCTTCGGCCCCGGCGGAAAGCGGCTGCGTCCGCTTCTGGCGCTGGTCGGCGCGGAGTTCGGCGAGCGCGACCCCTCCGCCGCCGTGCAGGCCGCCACCCTGGCCGAGCTCGTGCATGTCGCCTCGCTCTACCACGACGACGTCATGGACCAGGCCCGCACCCGGCGCGGGGTTCCCAGCGTCAACGCCCGCTGGGGCAACGCCACCGCCGTACTCGCGGGCAATTGGCTGCTGTCGAAGGCGGCCCAGCTCGCCGCGGAACTCGGCCCGGAAGCCATCCGATTGCAGTCCAAGGTCACCAATCGGCTGATCATGGGCCAGATCCGGGAACTCGTCGGCCCCTCGGACGACGACGATCCGCTCTCCCACTACTTCACCGTGGTCGCGGGAAAGTCGGCCTCGCTCATCGCCATGGCGCTGCAGCTGGGGGCGGTCCGGACGGGCGCCCCGGAGCCTGCCGTCCAGGCGCTCGCCGAATACGGAGAACATCTGGGAATCGCGTTCCAGATATCCGACGACATCCTCGACATCACCTCCACCTCCGAGGTCTCCGGCAAGGAACAGGGCAAGGATCTCGCGATCGGCGTCGCCAGCCTCCCGGTGCTGCTGGCGCTGGCCGACGAGCGGCCGGAGGCAGGTGAGTTGCGCACCCTGCTGACCGCCGCCACCGCGGGCCCGGAGGGCGCCGGGCTGCCGAGGGCCGTCGCGCTGCTGCACCACTGCGGGGCCCTGGCGGAGGCGCGGACGGTGATGCACGCCCGGCTGCTGCGCGCCCGGACCGCGGTGAACGGACTGCCGGACGGGCCGGCGACGCGGGTTCTGCACGCGCTGTGCGACTTCGTGGCGCGCCGGGATCACTGA
- a CDS encoding LysR family transcriptional regulator, with protein MQLHQLRYFATVAETRHFTRAAELLHVAQPSLSQQIRTLERELGADLFHRARGNIALTDAGEALLPLARQILADAETAHREVQEVAQLRRGRVRLGATPSLCASFVPDVLRRFHDEFPGIELIVDEGGSQDLVRTLSAGELDLALIITPLPGQASALAATELLREELVVASSPASPPPTRRRRILVEDLRDRPMVMFRRGYDLREFTTAVCRAAGFEPSFTVEGGEMDAVLGFVRAGLGIAVLPGMVAARSGLRITPFAGHDMQRTIAVAHRKDVAPPRAARELRRVMLEHLRTAAAGEFGLPPNTTRLLP; from the coding sequence GTGCAGTTGCATCAGCTGCGTTATTTCGCCACCGTCGCGGAGACCCGGCACTTCACCCGCGCCGCGGAGCTCCTGCATGTCGCCCAGCCCTCGCTGTCCCAGCAGATCCGCACCCTGGAGCGGGAGCTGGGAGCCGATCTCTTCCACCGGGCGCGCGGCAATATCGCCCTCACCGACGCGGGAGAGGCACTGCTCCCGCTGGCCCGCCAGATCCTCGCCGACGCCGAGACCGCGCACCGCGAGGTCCAGGAGGTCGCCCAGCTACGGCGCGGCCGGGTGCGGCTGGGGGCCACGCCGAGCCTGTGCGCCAGCTTCGTCCCCGATGTGCTGCGCCGCTTCCACGACGAGTTCCCGGGCATCGAGCTGATCGTGGACGAGGGCGGTTCCCAGGACCTGGTCCGCACGCTCTCCGCGGGCGAGCTGGACCTCGCGCTGATCATCACCCCGCTGCCCGGCCAGGCATCCGCCCTCGCCGCCACCGAGCTGTTGCGGGAGGAGCTGGTGGTGGCCTCCTCGCCCGCGTCCCCACCCCCCACCCGGCGTCGGCGGATCCTGGTCGAGGATCTGCGGGACCGGCCGATGGTGATGTTCCGGCGCGGCTACGACCTGCGCGAATTCACCACGGCGGTCTGCCGGGCGGCCGGGTTCGAGCCGTCCTTCACGGTCGAGGGCGGCGAGATGGACGCGGTGCTGGGCTTCGTACGGGCCGGGCTCGGCATCGCCGTACTGCCGGGGATGGTGGCGGCCCGGTCCGGACTGCGGATCACGCCGTTCGCGGGCCACGATATGCAGCGCACCATCGCCGTCGCCCACCGTAAGGACGTCGCGCCGCCCCGAGCCGCGCGTGAGCTGCGCCGGGTGATGCTGGAGCATCTGCGGACGGCGGCCGCGGGGGAGTTCGGCCTGCCGCCGAACACGACGCGACTGCTGCCGTAG
- a CDS encoding amine oxidase codes for MTCATASATTMLVPDFPFSYDRWLSHAAGLGALPAAMHGTEVAVIGGGMSGLTAAYELLRLGLSPVLYEAEQLGGRMRSTPFPGNPEYKAEMGAMRFPVSARSLFHYIDLLGLSTRPFPNPLAPATASTLIDLNGGQDRVRTAAELPGVYQEVADAWDKALQERADLATLRDAIQQRDVTTLKTIWNSLVKEFDDQSFYGFLATSSTFQSFRHREIFGQVGFGTGGWDTDFPNSVLEILRVVVTEADDNQVGIVGGSSQVPNGLWEHQPETLAHWPRGTSLASLHGGRPRPAVTRLRRTADGVRVTDESGEEREFPAVIYSPHLWTLLNRVDCDPSLLSTPLWTAVERTHYMGASKLFVLVDRPFWRDADPATGHDAMSMTLTDRMPRGVYLFDDGPDRPGVMCLSYTWNDDSLKVATLSAEERLETLLSKLAAIYPDVDIRSHIIAGPLTVTWETEPRFMGAFKNNLPGHYRYQRRLFTQFMQDGTDPAQQGFFLCGDDVSWTAGFAEGAVTTALNAVWGVLRHLGGTTHPDNPGPGDLFDTFAPLELPYD; via the coding sequence ATGACGTGCGCTACCGCGTCCGCCACGACCATGCTCGTGCCGGATTTCCCCTTTTCCTATGACAGGTGGCTGTCCCACGCAGCGGGTTTGGGCGCCCTGCCTGCTGCGATGCACGGGACCGAAGTCGCCGTCATCGGCGGCGGAATGTCCGGACTGACCGCGGCCTATGAGCTTCTACGACTAGGGCTTTCCCCAGTTCTTTATGAAGCGGAGCAACTGGGCGGCCGGATGCGGTCCACGCCCTTCCCCGGGAATCCGGAATACAAGGCGGAGATGGGCGCCATGCGCTTTCCCGTCTCCGCGCGATCGCTGTTCCATTACATCGATCTGCTGGGCCTGTCCACTCGTCCTTTCCCTAATCCTTTGGCGCCGGCCACCGCGAGCACGCTGATCGACCTGAACGGCGGTCAGGACCGGGTGCGCACCGCGGCCGAGCTTCCAGGGGTCTACCAGGAGGTCGCCGACGCGTGGGACAAGGCGCTCCAGGAGCGCGCCGACCTGGCCACGCTGCGGGACGCCATCCAGCAGCGGGACGTCACCACGCTGAAGACCATATGGAACTCGCTGGTCAAGGAGTTCGACGACCAGTCCTTCTACGGCTTCCTCGCCACCTCTTCCACCTTCCAGTCGTTCCGCCACCGGGAGATCTTCGGCCAGGTGGGCTTCGGCACCGGCGGCTGGGACACCGACTTCCCCAACTCGGTGCTGGAGATCCTGCGCGTCGTGGTCACCGAGGCCGACGACAACCAGGTGGGCATAGTCGGCGGCTCCTCCCAGGTGCCGAACGGGCTGTGGGAGCACCAGCCCGAGACGCTCGCCCACTGGCCGCGGGGCACCTCGCTGGCCTCGCTGCACGGCGGCCGGCCCCGCCCCGCGGTCACCCGGCTGCGACGGACCGCCGACGGCGTCCGGGTGACGGACGAGAGCGGCGAGGAGCGCGAGTTCCCCGCGGTGATCTACAGCCCGCATCTGTGGACACTGCTGAACCGGGTCGACTGCGATCCGTCGCTGCTGTCCACTCCGCTGTGGACGGCGGTGGAGCGCACCCACTACATGGGCGCGTCCAAGCTGTTCGTCCTGGTCGACCGGCCGTTCTGGCGGGACGCCGACCCGGCGACCGGCCACGACGCGATGAGCATGACGCTCACCGACCGGATGCCGCGCGGGGTCTATCTGTTCGACGACGGGCCCGACCGGCCCGGGGTCATGTGCCTGTCGTACACCTGGAACGACGACTCGCTGAAGGTCGCCACGCTCTCGGCCGAGGAGCGGCTGGAGACGCTGCTCAGCAAGCTGGCCGCGATCTATCCGGACGTGGACATCCGGTCGCACATCATCGCGGGGCCGCTCACCGTCACCTGGGAGACCGAGCCCCGTTTCATGGGGGCCTTCAAGAACAATCTGCCCGGCCACTACCGCTATCAGCGGCGGCTGTTCACCCAGTTCATGCAGGACGGGACGGATCCGGCGCAGCAGGGCTTCTTCCTGTGCGGGGACGACGTCTCCTGGACGGCCGGGTTCGCCGAGGGAGCGGTGACCACGGCGCTGAACGCGGTGTGGGGAGTCCTCCGCCACCTCGGCGGCACCACGCACCCGGACAATCCGGGCCCCGGCGATCTCTTCGACACCTTCGCGCCGCTGGAGCTTCCGTACGACTGA
- a CDS encoding acyl--CoA ligase produces the protein MTAKIYALDSVQTLADFELDALRVADVIREHGVTHGDRVIFKAGNSAAYVSVLFALMHVGASIVLIDQQEHPDETRRIARRTGAAIAFVDDDAPIHADIRTVNLYELIAPAAGRPLATRELSFDAWADRRDGLIMWTSGSTGEPKGAVKSGRKFLTNLERNAAQVGHRPDDVLLPLLPFAHQYGLSMVLIAWLTRCSLVIAPYKRLDRAVQMAGRTGATVIDATPSSYRTMLNLVGRKPSLRAQLEGVRMFCSGAAPLDGALSERYVAEFGLPLLDSYGSTELGNIAFATLENPVSCGRAMEGIKLRVIDEDGHPAAPGEAGEIEVDTPDALEGHLAEDGTIDAVPTGWQTTGDLGYLDANDNLFVLGRKFAVHRSGYTLHPELIERKAALAEISTRIVPLPDERRAGDTQLVFFVEDDELRDAKHWRERLCQVLPLYEQPNRVEVLESFPLNRNGKPDKRRLEQIAQG, from the coding sequence ATGACCGCGAAGATCTACGCGCTCGACTCGGTGCAGACCCTGGCCGACTTCGAGCTGGACGCGCTGCGCGTCGCCGATGTGATCCGCGAGCACGGGGTGACCCACGGCGACCGCGTCATCTTCAAGGCGGGCAACTCCGCCGCCTATGTGAGTGTGCTGTTCGCGCTCATGCACGTGGGAGCCTCCATCGTGCTGATCGACCAGCAGGAGCACCCGGACGAGACCCGGCGGATCGCCCGGCGCACCGGCGCCGCGATCGCCTTCGTGGACGACGACGCCCCGATCCACGCCGACATCCGTACGGTGAACCTCTACGAACTGATCGCCCCGGCCGCCGGGCGCCCGCTCGCCACCCGGGAGCTTTCCTTCGACGCCTGGGCCGACCGGCGCGACGGCCTGATCATGTGGACCTCCGGCTCCACCGGCGAGCCCAAGGGGGCCGTCAAGTCCGGCCGTAAGTTCCTCACCAACCTGGAGCGCAACGCCGCCCAGGTCGGGCACCGGCCGGACGACGTACTGCTGCCGCTGCTGCCCTTCGCCCACCAGTACGGGCTGTCCATGGTGCTCATCGCCTGGCTCACCCGCTGCTCGCTGGTGATCGCCCCGTACAAGCGCCTGGACCGGGCCGTGCAGATGGCCGGACGGACCGGCGCCACGGTGATCGACGCCACTCCGTCGAGCTACCGCACCATGCTCAACCTGGTCGGCCGGAAGCCGTCGCTGCGGGCGCAGTTGGAAGGCGTCCGGATGTTCTGCTCGGGCGCCGCGCCGCTCGACGGCGCGCTCTCCGAGCGCTATGTGGCCGAGTTCGGCCTGCCGTTGCTGGACAGCTACGGCAGCACCGAGCTGGGCAACATAGCCTTCGCCACCCTGGAGAACCCGGTCTCCTGCGGCCGGGCCATGGAGGGCATCAAGCTGCGCGTCATCGACGAGGACGGCCACCCGGCCGCCCCCGGCGAGGCCGGTGAGATCGAGGTCGACACCCCGGACGCGCTCGAGGGCCATCTCGCCGAGGACGGCACCATCGACGCCGTGCCCACCGGCTGGCAGACCACCGGCGACCTCGGCTACCTCGACGCCAACGACAACCTGTTCGTCCTGGGGCGGAAGTTCGCGGTGCACCGCTCCGGCTACACGCTCCACCCCGAGCTGATCGAGCGGAAGGCCGCCCTCGCCGAGATCTCCACCCGGATCGTGCCGCTCCCCGACGAGCGCCGGGCCGGCGACACCCAGCTCGTCTTCTTCGTGGAGGACGACGAGCTGCGGGACGCCAAGCACTGGCGGGAGCGGCTGTGCCAGGTGCTCCCGCTCTACGAACAGCCCAACCGGGTCGAGGTGCTGGAGAGCTTCCCGCTCAACCGCAACGGCAAGCCGGACAAGCGCCGGCTCGAGCAGATCGCCCAGGGCTGA
- a CDS encoding aromatic ring-opening dioxygenase LigA, whose product MVNQKLTFVVGTGRCGSTALSQVINIHPDVLSINELFASIPDAEMLDEAPLSGPEFWGYLSRPNVVTNSMIKNGATPPEFLYHRMPKRRFDAETTGVPAISVMVLPHLTDDPDALFDELESEVTSWPTRRPADHWTALFVSLGARFGNPGAVVERTGLSIGRVPEMHRAFPEARFVHLYREGPDCAVSMSRHFSFRMIPMLWEMAMHLGLETPQQLTPQHAAQLPPDLAPLLSDRYDPELVMERPIPLSAFGTLWSETIVDGLRKLDDVPAEQRTALSYESLLEEPEKELIRLAEFIGVEPHRTWLDASIAHLDGGRPGAARKLPEAELTPLLESCSPGTRALAAHQ is encoded by the coding sequence GTGGTCAACCAGAAGTTGACATTTGTCGTCGGCACCGGCCGGTGCGGTTCGACGGCCCTGTCTCAGGTCATCAATATTCATCCGGATGTTCTCAGCATCAATGAATTGTTCGCCAGCATTCCCGATGCGGAGATGCTGGACGAGGCTCCGCTGAGCGGCCCGGAGTTCTGGGGATATCTGTCCCGGCCCAATGTGGTCACCAATAGCATGATCAAAAATGGCGCCACTCCGCCCGAGTTCCTCTACCACCGGATGCCCAAGCGGCGGTTCGACGCGGAGACCACCGGTGTTCCGGCCATCAGCGTCATGGTGCTGCCCCATCTGACCGACGATCCCGACGCGCTCTTCGACGAGTTGGAGTCCGAGGTCACCTCCTGGCCCACCCGCCGTCCGGCAGATCACTGGACGGCCCTTTTCGTCTCCCTCGGCGCACGGTTCGGCAACCCCGGTGCCGTCGTCGAGCGCACCGGCCTGTCCATCGGCCGCGTGCCGGAGATGCACCGCGCCTTCCCCGAGGCGCGCTTTGTGCACCTCTACCGCGAGGGCCCCGACTGCGCCGTCTCCATGAGCCGCCACTTCAGCTTCCGGATGATCCCGATGCTGTGGGAGATGGCCATGCACCTCGGTCTGGAGACCCCGCAGCAGCTGACGCCGCAGCACGCGGCCCAGCTCCCGCCCGACCTGGCACCGCTGTTGAGCGACCGGTACGACCCGGAGCTGGTGATGGAGCGTCCCATCCCGCTCAGCGCGTTCGGCACCCTGTGGTCCGAGACGATCGTCGACGGTCTGCGGAAGCTGGACGACGTCCCTGCGGAGCAGCGCACCGCGCTGTCGTACGAGAGCCTGCTGGAGGAGCCGGAGAAGGAACTGATCCGGCTCGCCGAGTTCATCGGGGTGGAACCGCACCGCACCTGGCTGGACGCGTCCATCGCCCACCTCGACGGCGGACGGCCCGGCGCGGCGCGGAAGCTGCCCGAGGCGGAGCTCACCCCGCTGCTCGAATCCTGTAGCCCGGGCACGCGGGCGCTGGCCGCCCACCAGTAG
- a CDS encoding CrcB-like protein, whose protein sequence is MNWLLVIAGGMVGAPLRYLTDRAVQARHDSVFPWGTFMVNVVGCLVLGLLTGAAVEGAASQRLQLLLGTGLCGALTTYSTFSYETLRLTEEGARLFAVANVVLSVAAGVGAAFAGAALAHAIWG, encoded by the coding sequence GTGAACTGGCTGCTGGTGATCGCGGGCGGGATGGTCGGTGCCCCGCTGCGCTATCTGACCGACCGCGCGGTCCAGGCACGGCACGACTCGGTGTTCCCCTGGGGCACGTTCATGGTCAATGTGGTGGGCTGTCTGGTGCTGGGCCTGCTGACCGGTGCGGCGGTGGAGGGGGCGGCGTCCCAGCGGCTGCAACTGCTGCTGGGCACGGGGCTGTGCGGGGCGCTGACGACGTACTCGACGTTCTCGTACGAGACCTTGCGGCTGACCGAGGAGGGCGCCCGGCTCTTCGCCGTGGCGAATGTGGTGCTGAGTGTGGCGGCCGGAGTGGGCGCCGCCTTCGCGGGTGCGGCGCTGGCCCACGCGATCTGGGGCTGA